The genomic segment ATACCTACTATCCATCCGGCTGAAGACTGGTGTTCGGGTTGAAGCTCAAAAGTCCATTCCACGACGCTGGTTCCGCCCGGATCTCAGCTCCCGGACTCTCTGGTGGACGGCGCCGTGTACTCCTCTTTTTCATCGCATGTCGTCTTTTATTGAGACATAGTATAAATGATTTTTTCCTCTAAATCAAACGCTGCGTCTGAAAACAGGTGAAAAACCCATATAGCTTCTTTGATTTTTGAAAAATCGGATTATAAAAATAAGGCCACAGCCAGGCTCAGCAGGAAATAGAAGGCACTGATAATAATCAGCGGCCAGGTGATTCCGGTGCGCTTTCCGTCCCGTATTTTATATTGCGAAAGAGGGGGCTCCGTATCCTGATCTCCAAGACGGCTTTTCCGGACAGAGCGGGAGAACCTTTTAAAACTGTAGATCATCCCGTCAAAGAAGCCGCCCTGAATAATAAAAATGATTAAACCCACATTGAATGCCAGCAGACTGATCGTCCCCAGCGCATCGGTCAGGGCGTGTACGGAAAAGGGATGTTCATAAACAAACTGAATGATAACCGTCAGGACGGGCTCGATGACAGCCATCGACAGATAAAGCGCTCCCGGTTTTAGTGAGCAGGACCTCATGTAACCACCTCACATCTATCATACAAGACCACGTGCAACCGGACAACAAATACCAGATTTTCGCATTCCTGTATCATTTTTTTACCGTATCATGCACAATAGTCATAAAAATTTTAAAAAAATACATGCAAAATCGTTAAAGAAAGATTAAAATAGCATTTAAAGATGAATTTGACTTCTGAATTGTTAGAATGATAGTTCATCTTAAATAGAATACAATTTTTAGGGGAGGTCAATGCTTTGAAGAGAGCGAAAGCTAAATGGTCACTCGTGCTGTCTTTTGTGCTGGCAATCAGCCTGGTGCTTGCAGCCTGCGGCGGCTCCGGCAGCAGCAGCAGTGACAAGAGCAAAAGCAGCAACAAACTGGCCAAGGATCAGACACTGAATCTGGCCATAGGTGCGGATATTCCGACACTTGATCCGACACAGGTTACCGATACGGTATCCAACAATGTGGTAGCCATGACCATGGCAGGACTGACAAGGATGCATAACAATAAGTACGAATGGGATCTGGCCACCGGTGAACCGGAAATCAGTGCGGACAAGAAGGTTTATACCTTTAAGCTTCGTGACCAGAACTGGTCGGACGGCAAACCTGTCACAGCCCAGGATTTCGTTTACGGCTGGCAGCGCCAGAATGATCCGGCAGCAAAACCTGCCTACAATTTCCTGTTTGCCTCGGTCGGTATCCTGAATGCAGCAAAAATACAGAATCCGGACGATCCGATGTATGGCAAGTTCCAGAATCTCGGTGTCAAAGCTCTGGACGACAAGACACTGCAGGTTACCTTGGAACGTCCTGCCCCGCCTTTCTTCTACAGTCTGCTTTCACAAGCACAGTTTATGCCTCAGCGTGCTGATTTTATCAAGGCGCAGGGTAAGAAATACGCACAGAGTGCTGAAAATGTGCTTTATAACGGTCCGTTTGTTCTTGACAGCTGGAAGAAGGGCAGCGGCTGGACGTACAAAAAGAACGGGGACTACTGGAATAAAGCAAAAACAAAACTGAATACCGTTAATTTCCGGGTAGTCAAGGAAACATCCACAGCAATTAACCTTTACAAAACGAACAAGATCGACGAAGTCGGCCTGACTGCTGAATATGTTGATTCCTTCAAGAAATCGAATCCGAAAGAAGTACAGAGTGCGGTTTCTTCACCGACATGGTTCCTCCGGTTCAATCAGAAAACAAACAAAAATCTGAAGAATATCAATCTGCGTAAAGCGATTGGTGCAGCTATTGACCGTGAAGGACTGGTTAAAACAATCCTGAATAACGGTTCTGTTGCATCTAATTACGTTGTTCCGGCTCATTTTGTCACCGGTCCGGATGGAAAAGACTTCCGTGCCGCTTCGCCTGATGGTTTTCCTGCCGGCGATGCAGCTGCTGCAAAAGATTACTGGAATAAAGCTAAAGAGGAACTTGGTATATCGAAGCTGCACCTGAATTTCCTCAGCCAGGATGGCAGCAATACTCAGCAGTTGAATCAGTATGTAGCCAATCAGATTAAGAAAAATCTGCCTGGTGTGACCGTAACAATCAATTCACAGCCATTCGCAAATTATCTCAAGCTTACCGATGAATTTAAGTTTGATATTCAGTTCGGCGGCTGGTTCCCGGACTATCAGGACCCGATGACGTTCCTTGATATGTGGACGACTGATCAGCCAATGAGCACGACAGGATGGTCAAATAAGAAATTTGATAATCTCGTCAAAACTGCTTCTGAAGGCACAGCTGATTACAGCAAACGCTGGAATGAGATGATTCAGGCCGAAAAAACAATGATGGCAGATTACCCGATTGCCCCTCTTTATCAGGAAGGACATACATGGGCACAGAAGCCGTACGTTAAGGGTCTTTCATTCCCAAGCTATGGGGCTGAAACCGACTTTGCTCAGGCTTATCTGCTTGAACACTGATCTATCTCTAAGAGCATCTGCTCCGGACAGGAGAAAGGGGAGTACCGGATCGGTACATCTCCCCTCATATCTTAGATATATGATAGAATAAGTGACACGAAATAAGAAAATGAATAGTGGAAAAAAGGCATGACAACGCCTTTTTTCGCGAGTCCAGGAAAATTGACAAATCAAATTAATAAAAAAACAGATGCAAAAGAAAGAAAGAACTTGTATAATAGCACTTGTAGGTTGAATTTGTCTTCTGAATTGAAAGAAAATTCGCCGAAAAAAAGATAATCATAATAATGGGGAGGTCATTGCTTTATGAAGGCTAAAGCAAAATGGTCACTGGTGCTGTCTTTTGTACTGGCACTCAGCCTGGTGCTTGCAGTCTGCGGCGGTTCCGGCAGCAGCAGCAACAACAACGGCAAAAGCAGCAATAAGCTGGCCAAAGATCAGACGTTGAATTTCGCCATCACAGCGGATATTCCGACACTTGATCCAACACAGGTTACTGACACGACATCGAACAATGTTGTTCAGATGACGATGGCCGGTCTGACCAGAATGCACAATAACAAATTTGAGTGGGATATGGCGCAGGGTGAACCTGAAGTGAGCGCGGACAAGAAGGTGTACACGTTCAAACTTCGCGATCAGAACTGGTCGGACGGCAAACCGGTAACAGCTCAGGACTTCGTTTACGGCTGGCAGCGTCAGAATGATCCGGCTGCGAAGCCTGCTTATAATTTCCTCTTTGCCTCGGTTGGTGTTAAAAATG from the Sporolactobacillus sp. Y61 genome contains:
- a CDS encoding DUF3899 domain-containing protein, giving the protein MRSCSLKPGALYLSMAVIEPVLTVIIQFVYEHPFSVHALTDALGTISLLAFNVGLIIFIIQGGFFDGMIYSFKRFSRSVRKSRLGDQDTEPPLSQYKIRDGKRTGITWPLIIISAFYFLLSLAVALFL
- a CDS encoding peptide ABC transporter substrate-binding protein, with the protein product MKRAKAKWSLVLSFVLAISLVLAACGGSGSSSSDKSKSSNKLAKDQTLNLAIGADIPTLDPTQVTDTVSNNVVAMTMAGLTRMHNNKYEWDLATGEPEISADKKVYTFKLRDQNWSDGKPVTAQDFVYGWQRQNDPAAKPAYNFLFASVGILNAAKIQNPDDPMYGKFQNLGVKALDDKTLQVTLERPAPPFFYSLLSQAQFMPQRADFIKAQGKKYAQSAENVLYNGPFVLDSWKKGSGWTYKKNGDYWNKAKTKLNTVNFRVVKETSTAINLYKTNKIDEVGLTAEYVDSFKKSNPKEVQSAVSSPTWFLRFNQKTNKNLKNINLRKAIGAAIDREGLVKTILNNGSVASNYVVPAHFVTGPDGKDFRAASPDGFPAGDAAAAKDYWNKAKEELGISKLHLNFLSQDGSNTQQLNQYVANQIKKNLPGVTVTINSQPFANYLKLTDEFKFDIQFGGWFPDYQDPMTFLDMWTTDQPMSTTGWSNKKFDNLVKTASEGTADYSKRWNEMIQAEKTMMADYPIAPLYQEGHTWAQKPYVKGLSFPSYGAETDFAQAYLLEH